The Snodgrassella alvi wkB2 genome window below encodes:
- a CDS encoding ribose-phosphate pyrophosphokinase: protein MAAYDSLMVFTGNANPELANNVARHLDISLGRASVGKFSDGEIAIELLENVRGRDVFIVQPTCAPTNDNLMEILTMADALKRASAGRITAAIPYFGYARQDRRPRSVRVPISAKLVANMLYSAGIDRVLTVDLHADQIQGFFDIPVDNIYATPILVHDIEKQRIDNLTVVSPDIGGVVRARAVAKTLGTDLAIIDKRRPKANVAEVMNVIGEIQNRTCLIIDDMIDTANTLCKAASALKERGAERVLAYATHPVFSGAAIERIASSEIDQVVVTDTIPLSEAAQKCDRIRQVSISGLLAETVRRISNEESVSYLFNEDVAIPGAMFLP from the coding sequence ATGGCAGCATACGACAGTTTGATGGTTTTTACCGGCAATGCGAATCCGGAGCTGGCAAATAACGTAGCCAGACACTTGGATATTTCTCTGGGACGTGCTTCAGTTGGAAAATTTTCTGATGGCGAAATTGCAATTGAATTACTTGAAAATGTACGTGGTCGTGATGTATTTATCGTACAGCCTACCTGTGCACCGACTAACGATAACTTAATGGAAATCCTGACAATGGCTGATGCACTCAAGCGTGCTTCAGCCGGACGGATTACTGCAGCCATTCCTTATTTCGGCTATGCACGCCAGGATCGCCGTCCGCGTTCAGTACGTGTGCCGATTTCTGCCAAACTGGTAGCCAATATGCTGTATTCTGCTGGTATCGACCGCGTACTTACAGTTGACTTGCATGCTGACCAGATTCAGGGCTTTTTTGATATTCCGGTAGACAATATTTATGCTACCCCCATTCTGGTGCATGATATTGAAAAGCAGCGCATTGATAATCTGACAGTTGTCAGCCCTGATATCGGTGGTGTAGTGCGCGCCCGTGCCGTAGCAAAAACACTGGGCACTGATCTGGCCATTATTGATAAACGCCGGCCAAAAGCCAATGTGGCAGAAGTAATGAATGTAATCGGTGAAATTCAGAATCGTACCTGCCTGATTATTGATGATATGATTGATACAGCAAATACCTTATGTAAAGCTGCATCAGCATTAAAAGAACGCGGTGCAGAACGCGTGCTGGCTTATGCTACTCATCCGGTATTTTCCGGAGCGGCGATTGAGCGTATTGCTTCATCAGAAATCGATCAGGTTGTAGTCACTGATACTATTCCTTTATCTGAAGCTGCACAGAAATGTGATCGGATTCGTCAGGTAAGTATTTCAGGCCTGCTTGCAGAAACTGTACGTCGTATCAGTAACGAAGAATCTGTGTCATATCTTTTCAATGAAGATGTGGCCATACCGGGAGCAATGTTTCTCCCTTAA
- a CDS encoding 50S ribosomal protein L25/general stress protein Ctc yields MSYEIKAEIREAQGTGASRRLRREGKVPAVLYGEGTEPVAITVDHRTLWYALEKESFHTAIIKLDVNGKTYDVIVRDFQMHPFKQQVQHIDFQAVDANKAINIRVPLHLLNAAISPAEKLQSGRVSLLATSVEVNALPKNIPAVLELDVSTISAGEIRHLTDLVFPEGVTSVALNRNENLAIASATGKNK; encoded by the coding sequence ATGTCTTACGAAATTAAAGCAGAAATCCGTGAAGCTCAGGGCACTGGTGCGAGCCGCCGCCTGCGTCGCGAAGGTAAAGTACCGGCTGTATTGTACGGCGAAGGTACCGAACCAGTAGCCATTACAGTAGATCATCGTACTTTATGGTACGCACTGGAAAAAGAATCTTTCCATACTGCTATCATCAAACTGGATGTTAATGGCAAAACCTACGACGTTATTGTACGTGATTTCCAGATGCATCCGTTTAAACAACAAGTACAGCACATTGATTTCCAGGCCGTTGATGCAAATAAAGCTATCAATATTCGTGTTCCGCTACACTTGCTGAATGCTGCTATTTCTCCGGCAGAAAAATTGCAAAGTGGTCGTGTGTCTCTGCTGGCTACCAGCGTAGAAGTAAATGCTTTACCGAAAAACATTCCAGCTGTATTGGAACTGGATGTTTCTACCATCAGTGCCGGTGAAATTCGTCACCTGACCGATTTAGTGTTCCCAGAAGGTGTGACCAGCGTTGCATTAAATCGCAATGAAAATCTGGCTATTGCTTCTGCTACTGGTAAAAACAAATAA
- the rnr gene encoding ribonuclease R, translated as MKKKSDLRHQDPYLKRELQRYSNPLPSREWIIAVLDKVGIPVKMTELSQKLNITNEEIVFFERRLNAMARDGQILINRRGAVCVANKLALVKCRIEVHKDDFGFAVPLNPADGSDFVLYARQMCGLMNGDIVTVRPAGSDRRGRREGQVLDVIERANKDVVGRLTIEHGIAMLVPEDKRLGASIVLQPDSLGKAKAGQVLVAKIESYPNATQAAVARVTEILGDYADSGMEIEIAVRKHHLPYQFSQACMAQATKIPDHVKADERKNRKDLRDLPLITIDGETARDFDDAVYAEKIGRNYRLVVAIADVSHYVHPDDAINQDAQERATSVYFPRRVIPMLPENLSNGICSLNPNVDRLCMVCDMVITYAGNIKSYEFYPAVMRSHARLTYTQAWDWISNDQFDDPMKTHVLSLYRLYQILLKKRLQRGAVEFDSVETQMLFNQQGKIERIIPVERNEAHRLIEECMLAANVCAAEFLKHHKHPALYRNHAGPTSERLNTLREQLSLLGLHLNGGSNPTPKDYAELSEKIKERPDRNVISIMLLRSMQQAVYEPQNIGHFGLAYPAYTHFTSPIRRYPDLTVHRAIKAILQHKQYQPKSWSELGVHCSLAERRADNASRDVQNWLKTYYMQDKIGEVFSGTISGMANFGLFVTLDNVYIDGMVHISDLGEDYFNYHPEMLAIVGERSGIRFKLGDKVVVKVARADLDTSRIDLVLISTNSGKRRRTNNAQNIQKQLKATVKQPRKAPGKTKSNKTKTAAIQKSYSNGSRKKPGRKKS; from the coding sequence ATGAAAAAAAAATCAGATTTACGCCATCAAGATCCATATTTAAAACGTGAATTACAACGTTATTCCAATCCTTTACCCAGCCGGGAATGGATTATTGCTGTTTTGGATAAAGTCGGTATTCCGGTCAAAATGACTGAATTATCACAGAAACTTAATATTACTAATGAAGAAATAGTTTTTTTTGAGCGCCGTTTAAATGCTATGGCACGAGACGGACAGATTCTAATTAATCGCCGCGGTGCTGTTTGTGTAGCTAATAAACTGGCACTGGTTAAATGCCGGATTGAAGTACACAAAGACGACTTTGGTTTTGCTGTACCGTTAAACCCTGCTGACGGTAGTGATTTTGTTCTTTACGCTCGCCAGATGTGCGGATTAATGAACGGAGATATTGTCACTGTAAGACCGGCTGGTTCTGACCGTCGCGGGCGGCGTGAAGGTCAGGTGCTGGATGTCATTGAACGAGCTAATAAAGATGTGGTAGGACGACTCACAATTGAACATGGCATAGCTATGCTGGTGCCTGAAGATAAACGTCTGGGAGCAAGTATTGTGCTACAGCCTGACTCTTTGGGTAAAGCTAAAGCCGGTCAGGTTCTGGTAGCAAAAATTGAGTCCTATCCGAATGCAACTCAGGCAGCTGTGGCACGTGTTACAGAAATTCTTGGTGATTATGCTGACAGTGGTATGGAAATTGAAATTGCAGTACGCAAACATCATTTACCCTATCAGTTTAGTCAGGCCTGTATGGCTCAGGCCACTAAAATACCTGATCATGTTAAAGCTGATGAGCGAAAAAACCGAAAAGATCTGCGTGATCTGCCGCTTATTACTATTGATGGCGAAACAGCACGCGATTTTGATGATGCGGTATATGCAGAAAAAATTGGTCGTAATTACCGCCTGGTCGTTGCTATCGCTGATGTTAGCCATTATGTCCATCCTGATGATGCTATTAATCAGGATGCACAGGAACGTGCTACGAGTGTTTATTTTCCACGGCGGGTTATTCCGATGCTACCGGAGAATTTATCTAATGGCATCTGTTCCCTTAATCCGAATGTAGATCGCCTGTGCATGGTATGCGATATGGTGATTACTTATGCAGGCAATATTAAAAGTTATGAATTTTATCCGGCGGTAATGCGCTCACATGCACGGCTTACCTATACACAGGCATGGGACTGGATTAGTAATGACCAGTTTGATGACCCGATGAAAACACATGTACTGAGTTTATACCGGCTATATCAGATTTTACTGAAAAAACGCCTGCAACGTGGTGCTGTGGAATTTGATAGTGTAGAAACACAGATGCTGTTCAATCAGCAGGGTAAAATTGAACGTATTATACCGGTTGAGCGTAATGAAGCTCATCGTCTGATTGAGGAATGTATGCTGGCTGCGAATGTCTGTGCTGCAGAATTTCTCAAACATCATAAACATCCTGCTCTATACCGTAATCATGCCGGTCCGACCAGTGAGCGTCTGAATACTTTGCGTGAGCAATTATCGCTGCTTGGTTTACATCTAAATGGCGGTAGTAACCCTACTCCAAAAGATTATGCGGAACTAAGCGAAAAAATCAAAGAACGGCCTGATCGGAATGTAATCAGTATTATGCTGTTACGCTCAATGCAGCAGGCGGTTTATGAACCACAAAATATTGGCCATTTTGGTCTGGCCTATCCGGCATATACACATTTCACTTCACCAATCAGGCGTTATCCTGATCTGACTGTTCACAGAGCCATTAAGGCCATTTTACAGCATAAACAATATCAGCCAAAGTCGTGGTCTGAACTGGGTGTGCATTGTTCACTGGCAGAACGCAGAGCTGACAATGCCAGCCGTGATGTGCAAAACTGGCTTAAAACTTACTATATGCAGGACAAAATCGGTGAGGTTTTTTCCGGTACGATTTCCGGTATGGCAAATTTTGGTTTGTTTGTTACTTTAGATAATGTTTATATTGACGGCATGGTTCATATCAGCGATCTGGGTGAAGATTATTTTAATTATCATCCTGAAATGCTGGCCATTGTCGGAGAGCGTAGTGGTATCCGCTTTAAGCTGGGTGATAAAGTTGTAGTCAAAGTAGCTCGCGCGGATTTGGATACGAGCCGGATTGATTTGGTGCTGATTAGCACGAATAGTGGTAAGCGTCGCCGGACAAATAATGCGCAAAATATTCAGAAACAGCTTAAAGCCACTGTTAAACAGCCGCGCAAAGCACCCGGGAAAACTAAGTCAAACAAAACAAAAACTGCTGCCATTCAGAAGTCATATAGTAATGGTTCACGCAAAAAACCAGGCCGTAAAAAGTCCTGA
- a CDS encoding threonine/serine exporter family protein, translating to MSLPLSSDELQLNIKSDLVLRVGKICLAAGTGSYRIKQSMRHVAYMLGVENQAHITLTEINSTCRNGKQFKTEVTTIQGVGINTNNIQLLETLLIETQARYQQMSESELIRFLDKSLSEIENQPALYSLRQSALFAAVACSSFTFLIGGGLIEMLGVFFASGFGQALRKTLLHKHLNQFVVTMLAAAVASSVYFLIIGGSHLLLKVNIQHTAGYIASMLFLIPGFPLITGVLDLAKLDFSSGIQRVGYAITVIFCATFAAWVVAAGIHMAPEAMLSPNLYPVWTAFFRLIASFFGVLGFSLLFNSPVKTALMTAFIGMYANTLRLEMIDLTNIPIQAASLIAAFIVGISAFYFSRHSKCPRIALSVPAVCIMVPGIYMFRAMYFLQQNDIINAINWGAQAMLIVLALPLGLVLARVCTDKEWAFNQLPATEHK from the coding sequence ATGTCTTTGCCTCTTTCTTCTGATGAGCTTCAGTTAAATATCAAATCGGATCTGGTTTTACGCGTTGGTAAAATTTGTCTGGCAGCAGGTACCGGGAGTTATCGCATTAAGCAGTCAATGCGTCATGTCGCTTATATGCTCGGCGTGGAAAATCAGGCACATATTACGCTTACTGAAATCAACTCTACCTGCCGTAATGGGAAACAATTTAAAACTGAGGTTACCACGATTCAAGGAGTTGGAATTAATACTAATAATATCCAATTGCTTGAAACTCTGCTGATAGAAACACAGGCCCGTTATCAGCAAATGAGTGAAAGCGAGCTGATTCGCTTTCTTGATAAATCTTTGTCAGAAATTGAAAATCAACCAGCCCTATACAGTTTACGGCAGTCAGCTTTGTTTGCTGCGGTTGCGTGTTCATCTTTTACTTTTTTAATCGGTGGTGGTTTGATTGAAATGCTGGGTGTATTTTTTGCCTCTGGTTTTGGCCAGGCGCTAAGAAAAACCCTATTACATAAACATCTGAATCAGTTTGTTGTCACCATGCTGGCCGCAGCTGTAGCTTCTAGTGTGTATTTTCTGATTATTGGCGGTAGTCATCTTTTGCTAAAAGTAAATATTCAGCACACAGCCGGCTATATAGCTTCTATGCTGTTTCTGATACCTGGCTTTCCTTTGATAACCGGAGTGCTGGATTTAGCCAAACTGGATTTTTCATCTGGTATTCAGCGTGTAGGTTATGCCATAACTGTAATTTTTTGCGCCACTTTTGCCGCATGGGTAGTTGCAGCCGGAATCCATATGGCACCGGAAGCTATGCTCTCACCTAACCTCTACCCGGTATGGACAGCTTTTTTTCGTCTGATTGCCAGCTTTTTTGGTGTACTTGGTTTTTCCCTGCTTTTTAACAGCCCGGTAAAAACTGCTTTAATGACTGCTTTTATCGGCATGTATGCCAATACTTTACGGCTGGAAATGATAGACCTGACTAATATACCTATTCAGGCAGCTTCTTTAATAGCAGCTTTTATTGTCGGGATCAGTGCATTTTATTTTAGCCGCCATAGTAAATGTCCGCGTATTGCTTTATCGGTACCGGCAGTATGTATTATGGTACCGGGCATTTATATGTTTCGCGCTATGTATTTTTTACAGCAAAACGATATTATCAATGCTATTAACTGGGGAGCACAGGCAATGCTTATTGTCTTGGCTTTACCATTAGGCTTAGTACTCGCACGGGTATGCACGGATAAAGAATGGGCATTTAATCAGCTTCCGGCTACGGAACATAAATAG
- a CDS encoding peptide chain release factor 3, with protein MSQIAQEAARRRTFAIISHPDAGKTTLTEKLLLFSGAILSAGTVKGKKSGKFATSDWMEIEKQRGISVASSVMQFDYRQHVVNLLDTPGHEDFSEDTYRVLTAVDSALMVIDAAKGVEAQTIKLLNVCRLRDTPIVTFMNKYDREVRDSLELLDEVENILHIRCAPITWPIGMGKNFKGVYHILNDEIYLFEAGGEKLPHEFDVIKGINNSRLDELFPIEIQQLREEIELVQAASNEFDLDAFLRGELTPVFFGSAINNFGIQEILNALIDWAPAPQLRETLERVVEPTENKFSGFVFKIQANMDAKHRDRIAFLRVCSGEFTRGMKIKHLRLNRDIAASSVVTFMSHTRELVEEAFAGDIIGIPNHGNIQIGDSFTEGERLTFTGIPFFAPELFRAVRIKNPLKMKQLQKGLQQLGEEGAVQVFRPHNGGDLILGAVGVLQFEVVTARLANEYGVDAVFESVSIWSARWVSCSDRKKLAEFEKANILNLATDAGGNLTYLAPNRVNLSLTEERWPDIRFHETRELTAQINQ; from the coding sequence ATGAGTCAGATTGCCCAGGAAGCGGCACGACGCCGCACATTTGCGATTATTTCCCATCCGGATGCCGGTAAAACCACCCTAACAGAAAAACTGCTACTGTTTTCAGGAGCTATCCTCTCTGCAGGTACAGTAAAAGGAAAAAAATCCGGTAAATTTGCCACATCAGACTGGATGGAAATCGAAAAACAGCGTGGTATTTCCGTAGCTTCATCTGTGATGCAGTTTGATTATCGTCAACATGTTGTTAACCTGCTTGATACACCCGGCCACGAAGATTTTTCTGAAGATACTTATCGCGTACTCACTGCCGTTGACAGTGCCTTGATGGTTATCGATGCTGCCAAAGGCGTAGAAGCACAAACAATCAAACTTTTAAATGTTTGTCGCCTGCGTGACACACCGATTGTTACCTTCATGAACAAATATGACCGCGAAGTTCGCGACTCACTTGAACTGCTCGATGAAGTTGAAAACATACTGCACATCCGCTGCGCTCCGATTACCTGGCCGATTGGTATGGGAAAAAATTTCAAAGGTGTCTATCACATCCTGAATGATGAGATTTACCTCTTTGAAGCCGGTGGCGAGAAGCTGCCACATGAATTTGATGTAATCAAAGGTATCAATAATTCCCGACTGGATGAGCTCTTTCCGATTGAAATTCAGCAACTGCGCGAAGAAATTGAGCTCGTGCAGGCTGCTTCAAATGAATTTGATTTAGACGCATTTTTGCGTGGCGAGCTGACACCTGTCTTCTTTGGTTCAGCTATCAACAATTTCGGTATTCAGGAAATCCTCAATGCATTGATTGACTGGGCACCGGCTCCGCAGCTCAGAGAAACACTAGAGCGGGTGGTCGAACCAACTGAAAACAAATTTTCCGGTTTTGTATTCAAAATACAGGCCAATATGGATGCCAAGCATCGCGACCGTATTGCTTTTTTACGCGTGTGTTCCGGTGAATTTACCCGGGGCATGAAAATCAAACACCTGCGTCTTAACCGAGACATTGCTGCATCCAGTGTTGTCACTTTCATGTCACATACCCGTGAACTGGTTGAAGAGGCTTTTGCTGGTGATATTATCGGTATCCCTAATCACGGTAACATCCAGATTGGCGACAGCTTCACCGAAGGAGAACGCCTCACCTTTACCGGCATCCCGTTTTTTGCACCGGAACTGTTTCGTGCTGTGAGAATTAAAAATCCGCTGAAAATGAAACAGCTGCAAAAAGGATTACAACAACTTGGTGAAGAAGGTGCAGTACAGGTATTCAGACCCCACAATGGCGGCGATCTAATACTCGGTGCTGTAGGTGTATTGCAGTTTGAAGTGGTTACTGCCCGTCTCGCCAACGAATATGGCGTTGATGCCGTATTTGAATCTGTCAGCATCTGGTCAGCACGCTGGGTATCCTGCTCTGACCGGAAAAAACTGGCTGAATTTGAAAAAGCCAACATACTTAATCTTGCTACAGATGCAGGTGGTAACCTAACCTATCTGGCTCCCAACCGTGTAAACCTGTCTCTGACAGAAGAACGCTGGCCGGATATTCGTTTTCATGAAACCCGCGAATTAACAGCACAGATTAATCAATAG
- the ygfZ gene encoding CAF17-like 4Fe-4S cluster assembly/insertion protein YgfZ, with protein sequence MTHTASTLMPFFGLIRVSGEDRTTFLHNQLSNDINHLAEGQACLATYNTAKGRVIANMLLLNRGDDIILISAADLCETLQKKLQMYILRSKVKLETLPEWGVAVCLPNDIPVSNTPEQPQYVLSATMTNQIWHIQLPDHSLVSIGKIDQLPPLNTENALAWKTHEITCGNPWISAATTETCVAQMLNQQLIGAVHFKKGCYPGQEIIARAQYRGQVKRGLVLIESTTSLSDGDSIYDSNNEEAGLIINQVQKDSVSLVLAVIKHNAAQAQLQCNNQVLNMKKCFFSTAND encoded by the coding sequence ATGACACACACAGCATCTACCCTGATGCCCTTTTTCGGCCTTATTCGAGTTAGCGGCGAAGATCGCACCACATTTTTGCATAATCAACTTTCAAATGACATTAATCATCTTGCAGAAGGACAGGCATGTCTGGCAACTTACAACACAGCTAAAGGCCGTGTCATCGCCAATATGCTTCTACTTAACAGAGGAGACGATATTATTCTGATTTCTGCAGCCGATCTGTGTGAAACACTACAGAAAAAATTGCAAATGTACATTTTGCGCAGCAAAGTAAAATTGGAAACCTTACCTGAATGGGGTGTAGCAGTTTGTTTACCAAATGATATTCCTGTATCAAATACACCAGAACAACCTCAATACGTTTTATCAGCAACGATGACAAATCAGATCTGGCATATACAACTGCCAGATCACTCTTTGGTCAGTATCGGCAAAATCGATCAACTACCACCACTGAATACAGAAAATGCCCTAGCATGGAAAACTCATGAAATCACATGCGGCAATCCATGGATTAGTGCAGCTACCACAGAAACATGTGTGGCACAAATGCTCAATCAGCAGCTTATCGGTGCCGTGCATTTTAAAAAAGGATGTTATCCCGGACAGGAAATTATCGCTCGGGCCCAGTACCGCGGTCAGGTAAAACGCGGCTTGGTACTTATTGAAAGTACTACCTCGCTTTCCGACGGAGACAGCATATATGATAGCAACAATGAAGAAGCGGGGCTGATTATCAATCAGGTACAAAAAGACTCAGTTTCATTGGTACTGGCAGTTATTAAACACAATGCTGCCCAGGCGCAGCTACAATGTAACAACCAAGTTTTAAATATGAAAAAATGCTTTTTTTCTACAGCTAATGACTAA
- a CDS encoding helix-turn-helix domain-containing protein: MKAFKPINNVREIRKKLGLNQIEFWSQVGVTQSGGSRYEAGRNIPKPVRELVRLVHVEQLELSKLNRVNMEVAELLKTEHPDMYQQLKAKVEGK; the protein is encoded by the coding sequence ATGAAAGCATTCAAGCCTATTAACAATGTGCGCGAAATCCGTAAAAAACTTGGTCTGAATCAGATTGAGTTCTGGAGTCAGGTTGGCGTTACTCAGTCTGGCGGTTCCCGTTATGAAGCAGGTCGTAATATCCCGAAGCCAGTTCGTGAACTGGTTCGTCTGGTACATGTTGAACAATTGGAATTAAGCAAACTTAATCGCGTAAACATGGAAGTGGCTGAACTGCTTAAAACTGAGCATCCTGATATGTATCAGCAGCTTAAAGCCAAAGTAGAAGGAAAATGA
- the map gene encoding type I methionyl aminopeptidase, which translates to MAVIIKNAEEIAAMRVAGRLAAEALDYIGQFIKPGITTNEIDRLIHDYHINVQGGYPAPLGYGNPPFPKSCCTSVNHVICHGIPDDKPLKNGDILNIDVTIIKDGFHGDSSRMYAVGEISPQARRLINITHQSMMAGISVVKPGATLGDIGYACQQVAENAGYSMVQEFCGHGVGRGFHEEPQVLHYGRRHTGLKLQPGMIFTIEPMVNQGKRHLRILGDGWTVVTKDHKLSAQWEHEVLVTDDGYEILTVSPLTGKP; encoded by the coding sequence ATGGCCGTGATTATTAAGAACGCAGAAGAAATTGCTGCAATGCGTGTTGCTGGCCGGCTAGCTGCCGAAGCTCTTGACTACATAGGCCAGTTTATCAAACCGGGAATCACCACCAATGAAATTGATCGTCTGATTCACGATTATCATATCAATGTTCAGGGCGGCTATCCTGCCCCGTTAGGCTATGGCAACCCGCCATTTCCCAAGTCATGCTGTACTTCTGTTAATCATGTAATCTGTCACGGCATACCTGATGATAAACCACTAAAAAACGGCGACATATTAAATATAGATGTTACCATTATCAAAGATGGTTTTCATGGCGACTCAAGCCGCATGTATGCAGTCGGGGAAATCAGTCCTCAAGCACGCCGTCTCATTAACATCACTCACCAGAGTATGATGGCTGGTATTTCTGTAGTTAAACCGGGCGCGACACTTGGGGATATAGGTTACGCCTGCCAGCAAGTGGCAGAAAATGCAGGTTACTCCATGGTGCAGGAATTTTGCGGACATGGAGTTGGACGCGGATTCCATGAAGAACCACAAGTGTTGCATTATGGTCGTCGTCATACAGGATTAAAATTGCAACCCGGTATGATATTTACAATTGAGCCAATGGTTAATCAAGGTAAACGTCATTTGCGTATATTAGGTGACGGATGGACTGTTGTAACCAAAGACCACAAACTCTCTGCACAATGGGAACACGAGGTATTGGTTACTGATGACGGCTATGAAATACTCACAGTCAGCCCATTAACAGGCAAACCTTAA
- the trpC gene encoding indole-3-glycerol phosphate synthase TrpC, whose product MSDILNKIIATKKTEMVTAKTAESLAEVRAKAYDQAPARPFLEAIHTKHHQGKAAIIAEVKKASPSKGLIRPDFSPEKIARDYQLGGAACMSVLTDKNYFQGNLGYLNLARNACNLPVLRKDFIIDVYQVYQSRAYNADAILLIAAALSRTQLTEYEAIAHELGMTVLLEIHNEDELEKCINMRTPLWGVNNRNLRTFEVDLQQTIKLLPALTGKTIVTESGIFTTNDIHMMQQHQVNTFLIGESLMRKQNIADELSLLVNA is encoded by the coding sequence ATGAGTGATATCTTAAATAAAATTATTGCCACAAAAAAAACCGAAATGGTTACAGCCAAAACGGCTGAATCACTGGCTGAAGTGCGGGCAAAAGCCTATGACCAAGCCCCTGCGCGTCCTTTTCTTGAAGCAATACATACAAAACATCATCAGGGAAAAGCTGCCATTATTGCCGAAGTTAAAAAAGCTAGCCCGTCTAAAGGACTGATTCGTCCTGATTTTTCACCAGAAAAAATTGCCAGAGATTATCAGCTTGGTGGCGCAGCCTGCATGTCTGTATTAACAGACAAAAACTATTTTCAGGGTAACCTTGGCTATCTGAATCTCGCACGCAATGCCTGCAATCTGCCGGTACTGCGCAAAGATTTCATCATAGATGTCTATCAGGTATACCAGTCCCGGGCATACAATGCAGATGCAATCTTACTTATTGCAGCAGCATTAAGCCGTACCCAGTTAACCGAATATGAAGCCATTGCTCACGAGCTGGGTATGACTGTATTACTCGAAATTCATAACGAAGACGAACTTGAAAAATGCATTAATATGCGTACCCCGCTATGGGGAGTAAACAATCGTAATCTGCGTACTTTCGAAGTAGATTTACAACAAACTATCAAACTTCTGCCTGCATTAACCGGAAAAACTATTGTGACAGAAAGTGGTATTTTCACCACAAACGATATTCATATGATGCAACAGCATCAGGTTAACACTTTTCTTATCGGTGAAAGCCTTATGCGTAAACAAAACATTGCTGATGAACTAAGTTTACTGGTCAATGCTTAA
- the yjgA gene encoding ribosome biogenesis factor YjgA: MNSNTDSQSRADEEWVSKTQLKKQMNDLQQLGMELTKLSADTLKKINLSEDLLQAVLSYQKITSNSALKRQAQFIGRLMRETDTKPISDYLARLKGENSAHNAYLQRLENLRDRLISDDSSLTEIISRYPHIDINNLRTLIRNARKEQAAGKPPKAFRAIFQVLKTEISEDTAS, encoded by the coding sequence ATGAACAGTAATACAGACAGTCAGTCCCGTGCAGACGAAGAATGGGTAAGTAAAACCCAGTTGAAAAAGCAAATGAATGATTTGCAGCAATTAGGTATGGAGCTAACTAAACTGTCTGCTGATACACTGAAAAAAATAAATTTGTCAGAGGATTTATTACAGGCAGTATTAAGCTACCAGAAAATTACCTCCAACAGCGCACTGAAACGTCAGGCTCAGTTTATCGGTCGTCTCATGCGCGAAACCGATACCAAACCAATCAGTGATTATCTGGCTCGCCTCAAAGGTGAAAACAGCGCACATAATGCTTACTTACAACGGCTGGAAAATCTGCGTGATCGTTTAATTTCCGATGACAGCAGCCTTACTGAAATTATCAGCCGCTATCCGCATATTGATATCAATAATCTGCGTACATTAATCCGCAATGCCCGTAAGGAACAGGCAGCAGGAAAGCCACCAAAAGCTTTCCGCGCTATTTTTCAGGTATTGAAAACGGAAATTAGTGAAGATACAGCATCCTGA